The Collimonas sp. PA-H2 genome contains a region encoding:
- a CDS encoding 4-hydroxyproline epimerase has protein sequence MEKISILDSHTGGEPTRLVLAGGPDLGNGPLSERLQLLGAQHDRLRIATVCEPRGSDVLVGALLCQPQDPACAAGVIFFNNVGYLGMCGHGTIGLVASLAYLGRIGPGRYRIETPVGVVETELHADASVTVHNIPAYRLRKDVALQVPGYGRVVGDIAWGGNWFFLVGEHGLDVQQENIAALSTFAQAVRAALELAGITGAAGAQIDHIELFGPARQTGNHSRNFVLCPGNAYDRSPCGTGTSAKLACLAADGKLAEGVVWRQESIIGSVFEASYRRHGEQILPAIRGTAYVNAESSFILQPDDPFAWGII, from the coding sequence ATGGAAAAAATCTCGATTCTCGATTCCCACACCGGCGGTGAACCCACCCGCCTGGTGCTGGCTGGCGGCCCCGATCTTGGCAACGGGCCTTTGTCCGAACGGCTGCAGCTGCTGGGCGCGCAGCACGACCGCCTGCGTATCGCCACCGTGTGCGAGCCGCGCGGTTCCGATGTGCTGGTCGGCGCGCTGCTGTGCCAGCCGCAAGACCCGGCCTGCGCCGCCGGCGTCATCTTTTTCAATAATGTCGGCTATCTCGGCATGTGCGGGCACGGCACCATCGGGCTGGTGGCATCGCTGGCCTACCTGGGCCGTATAGGCCCAGGCCGTTATCGGATCGAAACGCCGGTCGGCGTGGTCGAGACCGAGCTGCATGCCGACGCCAGCGTGACCGTACACAATATCCCCGCCTATCGCTTGCGCAAGGACGTCGCTTTGCAGGTTCCCGGTTATGGCCGCGTGGTAGGCGATATCGCCTGGGGCGGCAACTGGTTTTTCCTGGTCGGTGAGCACGGGCTGGATGTGCAGCAAGAGAACATCGCCGCCCTCAGCACTTTTGCCCAGGCAGTGCGTGCAGCTCTCGAACTGGCCGGCATCACCGGCGCCGCCGGCGCCCAGATCGATCACATCGAGTTGTTCGGCCCGGCGCGGCAGACCGGCAACCACAGCCGCAATTTCGTGCTGTGTCCCGGCAACGCCTACGACCGTTCGCCCTGCGGCACCGGCACCAGCGCCAAGCTGGCTTGCCTGGCGGCCGACGGCAAGCTGGCCGAGGGCGTTGTCTGGCGCCAGGAAAGCATCATAGGCAGCGTCTTCGAAGCTTCCTACCGGCGCCACGGCGAACAGAT
- a CDS encoding YfhL family 4Fe-4S dicluster ferredoxin, translating into MALLITDDCINCDVCEPECPNGAIYMGPLIYEIDPHKCTECVGHFNEPQCQQVCPVSCIPLDPAWHESKEQLQAKYERLQAELATPVAAKQP; encoded by the coding sequence ATGGCTTTATTGATCACCGATGACTGTATCAATTGCGACGTTTGTGAGCCCGAGTGCCCGAACGGTGCGATCTATATGGGGCCGCTGATTTACGAAATCGACCCGCACAAGTGCACCGAGTGCGTCGGCCATTTCAATGAGCCGCAATGCCAGCAGGTTTGTCCGGTCAGCTGCATCCCGCTGGACCCGGCCTGGCACGAATCCAAAGAACAGCTGCAAGCCAAGTACGAGCGTTTGCAGGCTGAGCTGGCCACTCCGGTCGCCGCCAAACAACCTTAA